A genomic window from Leptospira broomii serovar Hurstbridge str. 5399 includes:
- a CDS encoding helix-turn-helix domain-containing protein, which yields MDLEESGNRAAGVIMKILRERRNLTHEEFSSKLEGVSVDQISGIESGILPMTNEIARKVSNILDVPISMFLK from the coding sequence TTGGATTTGGAAGAAAGCGGTAACCGTGCCGCCGGAGTTATCATGAAAATACTGCGGGAGAGACGTAATCTTACGCATGAAGAATTTTCAAGCAAGCTTGAAGGCGTTTCAGTTGATCAAATTAGCGGCATAGAAAGTGGAATCCTGCCTATGACAAACGAAATTGCTAGAAAGGTTTCAAATATATTAGATGTGCCGATCTCTATGTTTCTTAAGTAA
- a CDS encoding VOC family protein has product MARAIFGNHTAHIVPRVEKERVRRFYLEILGCNLMRVREDADDIRMGDNFHMGILYGDHSDESEFQRTGKSVWLELKSDNVEEMKLRLLDFGVRKIEIPDPHFYFQAPGGQVFRLVGIDEDLSKYEGTGEGPDVAKVKEAIRKEENKR; this is encoded by the coding sequence ATGGCAAGGGCAATTTTTGGAAATCATACAGCACATATAGTTCCTCGGGTAGAGAAGGAAAGAGTTCGAAGATTTTATCTTGAGATCCTTGGTTGCAATCTAATGAGAGTGAGAGAGGATGCGGACGACATTCGAATGGGAGATAATTTCCATATGGGAATTCTCTATGGGGATCACTCTGACGAGAGTGAGTTCCAGCGCACCGGAAAATCGGTATGGCTTGAGCTTAAATCCGACAACGTTGAAGAAATGAAACTGAGACTTCTCGATTTCGGCGTGAGAAAGATAGAGATTCCGGATCCCCATTTCTACTTCCAAGCTCCAGGAGGACAAGTGTTCCGGCTGGTCGGAATTGACGAGGACCTATCTAAGTACGAAGGAACCGGAGAAGGTCCGGACGTAGCAAAGGTAAAAGAGGCAATCAGAAAAGAGGAGAACAAGCGATGA
- a CDS encoding HAD family hydrolase — MISGPPQLACFDFDNTLIRGDLGVATMQYILTNGLLRADLDEFWEQLQDPFLPVETISVWRDLWRAFRKHKDTQSYGRLVEEILGLYFTVSEEEGPEAAYRWTRVIYSGMSEEELKKIARYVFVENQKQSRNDFILTGGRSIDIRLRIRKPLLELIRLLKERNWEVWIITASPECCVQVAAQEFGLEPSRVRGMRLKSRQGIMLPEIEEPLTFNDGKVKAIREITSSEIGFAAGDAFTDLSMLLAANRSLLIDHGDPDLRSIGESAGWWIQSADSIDSWLNVQ; from the coding sequence ATGATATCCGGACCGCCGCAGCTTGCCTGTTTCGATTTTGACAATACGCTTATCCGTGGAGATCTCGGCGTGGCTACGATGCAATACATCCTGACGAACGGACTCCTACGGGCGGATTTAGACGAATTCTGGGAACAATTGCAGGATCCTTTTCTACCGGTTGAAACTATATCCGTTTGGCGAGATCTTTGGCGAGCATTCCGGAAGCATAAGGATACACAGAGTTACGGACGGTTGGTGGAGGAGATTTTAGGATTATATTTTACAGTTTCCGAGGAAGAAGGGCCGGAGGCTGCGTACCGTTGGACCAGAGTTATCTATTCCGGTATGTCTGAGGAAGAGCTTAAGAAAATTGCTAGATATGTATTCGTAGAGAACCAGAAGCAAAGTAGAAACGATTTTATTCTAACTGGCGGGCGTTCTATAGATATTCGACTCCGAATCCGTAAACCCTTATTGGAGCTGATTCGATTGTTGAAGGAAAGAAATTGGGAAGTGTGGATCATTACCGCTTCTCCCGAATGCTGTGTTCAAGTCGCCGCTCAAGAATTCGGATTGGAACCGAGTCGTGTGCGCGGCATGCGTTTAAAATCCAGGCAAGGAATCATGCTCCCTGAAATCGAAGAGCCATTGACATTTAATGACGGTAAAGTAAAAGCAATTCGCGAAATTACCTCTTCCGAAATCGGGTTTGCAGCCGGGGATGCGTTTACCGATCTTAGTATGTTGCTCGCGGCAAATCGTAGTCTATTGATTGATCATGGCGACCCCGACTTGCGCTCCATCGGCGAATCGGCCGGGTGGTGGATTCAATCGGCTGATTCAATAGATTCCTGGTTGAATGTTCAATGA
- a CDS encoding YciI family protein — protein sequence MPNQKYLCIQRGQSGKMDKPSPAQMEEMYALFTAWKEKFRENIVDMGGRLKGGKTVSSDGVTDGPFPEAKEVIGGYMIVSAESLEEAIDIARQCPGVVRPGSSVEVREINVP from the coding sequence ATGCCAAATCAGAAGTATCTATGTATCCAAAGAGGACAATCCGGAAAAATGGATAAGCCATCTCCGGCGCAAATGGAGGAGATGTATGCTCTATTCACCGCTTGGAAAGAGAAGTTCCGGGAAAATATCGTCGATATGGGAGGGAGGCTAAAGGGAGGAAAAACCGTAAGCTCGGACGGTGTAACGGACGGACCTTTTCCAGAGGCAAAGGAAGTGATCGGCGGGTATATGATTGTCTCTGCGGAAAGTTTGGAAGAGGCGATAGATATCGCTCGGCAATGTCCTGGAGTGGTAAGACCTGGCTCAAGTGTCGAGGTTAGAGAGATCAACGTTCCTTGA
- a CDS encoding DUF1761 domain-containing protein codes for MKNYTIAVFGYLIPTFILGVVWHFVIFSKLYESFGIYNRKDPIIPLGFGSMLIQGLILAYLYPFYRKDGENPIKRGIQFGLITGIFLYSVSTIANAAKIQVNFMTEWFVVQAAFHIIQFVIAGSLIGLAYREKISSIGKP; via the coding sequence ATGAAAAACTATACCATAGCCGTTTTTGGTTATCTCATCCCCACATTCATACTGGGTGTAGTCTGGCATTTCGTCATTTTTAGTAAATTGTATGAATCCTTTGGAATCTATAATAGGAAGGACCCTATAATCCCGTTAGGATTCGGGTCGATGCTAATTCAAGGGCTAATTCTCGCATATCTGTATCCTTTTTATCGTAAGGACGGAGAAAATCCGATTAAGCGCGGGATTCAATTCGGTTTGATAACGGGGATATTTTTATACTCGGTCTCGACCATCGCCAATGCTGCAAAAATCCAAGTTAATTTTATGACTGAGTGGTTTGTAGTTCAAGCTGCGTTTCATATTATTCAATTCGTAATCGCCGGCTCGCTTATCGGGTTAGCTTATCGAGAAAAGATTAGCAGTATCGGAAAACCGTGA
- a CDS encoding ArsR/SmtB family transcription factor — MDQLTDVLVAISHPSRRAIIGKLAESGPTRFTDIAKQFDVALNAVTKHLKLLERAGLINREKQGREVLISFKAEPLREVAGWMHEYERFWNERLDQFERYFKEKKK; from the coding sequence ATGGACCAATTAACCGATGTCCTCGTAGCCATTTCGCATCCGTCCAGGCGAGCGATTATTGGAAAGCTGGCGGAATCCGGACCGACTCGTTTTACCGATATTGCAAAACAATTTGATGTGGCTTTGAACGCTGTCACTAAGCACCTCAAGTTGCTCGAGCGTGCAGGGCTGATTAATCGTGAAAAACAAGGTCGCGAAGTGCTCATCTCCTTTAAAGCTGAACCGCTTCGCGAGGTAGCGGGGTGGATGCATGAATACGAACGGTTCTGGAACGAACGCCTCGATCAGTTCGAGCGATATTTTAAGGAGAAAAAGAAATGA
- a CDS encoding methyltransferase domain-containing protein, producing the protein MITKPEFETLEAVQNYYGKVLQSSKDLKTSACCSIESIPSSYLPIINKIHPEVKDKFYGCGSPLPPALFGKTVLDLGCGSGRDVYLLSKLVGEDGSVIGVDMTEEQLRVASSHQDYHRNQFGYENSNVSFKRGYIEDLESLGIEDNSVDLVVSNCVINLSPNKASVFSEIFRVLRPGGELYFSDVFADRRIPEELKEDPILLGECLGGALYTEDFRRLLFQLDIKDFRIVSQSKINLQNHEIETKIGNVNFFSITYRAFKIPLEDRCEDFGQIAFYNGNIENFPFRFVLDDHHIFETDKPMLVCGNTADMLSKTRYSEYFRVIGDKSKHFGLFDCGPSSVGTQISQSGACC; encoded by the coding sequence ATGATCACGAAACCCGAATTCGAAACATTAGAGGCCGTTCAAAATTACTACGGCAAAGTGCTACAATCAAGTAAGGATTTGAAAACCTCCGCCTGTTGCAGTATCGAATCAATCCCCTCCTCGTATCTTCCGATTATAAATAAAATTCATCCCGAGGTTAAGGATAAATTTTACGGATGCGGATCGCCTCTCCCACCCGCTCTTTTCGGTAAGACCGTTTTGGATTTAGGATGCGGATCCGGTCGAGATGTTTATCTCTTATCAAAGCTTGTGGGGGAAGACGGATCTGTTATCGGAGTCGATATGACCGAGGAACAGCTACGGGTGGCCAGCTCCCATCAGGATTATCATAGAAATCAATTCGGTTACGAAAATTCTAATGTCTCGTTCAAAAGGGGCTATATCGAAGATTTAGAATCTTTAGGAATCGAAGATAATTCCGTCGATCTGGTAGTTTCCAATTGCGTAATCAATCTCTCGCCTAATAAAGCGTCGGTATTTTCCGAAATCTTTAGAGTCCTAAGACCGGGAGGAGAATTATATTTCAGCGACGTATTTGCCGATCGAAGAATTCCGGAAGAACTCAAAGAGGATCCTATTTTATTGGGGGAATGTTTGGGAGGAGCCTTGTATACGGAGGATTTCCGTAGGCTTCTTTTCCAGTTGGACATCAAAGATTTTCGGATCGTTTCCCAATCCAAGATAAATTTGCAAAATCATGAAATAGAAACGAAAATCGGAAATGTGAATTTTTTCTCCATCACCTATCGTGCATTCAAAATCCCTTTAGAAGACCGTTGCGAAGATTTCGGACAGATTGCGTTCTATAACGGAAATATCGAGAATTTCCCCTTTAGATTCGTACTGGATGATCACCATATATTCGAGACCGACAAACCCATGTTAGTCTGTGGAAACACCGCGGATATGCTGTCCAAAACCCGTTATAGCGAATACTTCCGGGTTATAGGAGATAAGTCTAAACATTTCGGCCTATTCGACTGCGGGCCTTCTTCAGTCGGAACACAAATATCGCAATCAGGAGCCTGTTGCTGA
- a CDS encoding SRPBCC family protein: MSKSEKTLEFKFERTIPALPSDVFDGWLNPKIPGNPWHMADKLLLDPKVDGMFYWTTKDTPHYGLFTEVERPSRIRHTWMSPNTLGRESTVTVTFRKQGDETLMTLVHSNLPEDDKAKSHEKGWNYFLDMFPKQFGSVSSEKK, encoded by the coding sequence ATGAGTAAATCCGAGAAGACTCTTGAATTCAAGTTTGAGCGAACAATCCCGGCCCTGCCGAGCGACGTGTTCGATGGATGGCTAAATCCGAAAATTCCGGGCAACCCCTGGCATATGGCTGATAAGCTTCTCTTAGATCCGAAAGTAGATGGGATGTTTTACTGGACCACTAAGGACACCCCGCATTACGGGCTATTTACTGAAGTAGAACGACCAAGTCGTATTCGACATACTTGGATGTCACCGAACACGCTAGGACGGGAGTCGACGGTTACGGTAACCTTCAGGAAACAGGGAGACGAAACACTGATGACGCTAGTGCATTCCAACCTTCCTGAAGATGACAAGGCAAAATCTCATGAAAAAGGTTGGAACTACTTTTTAGATATGTTCCCGAAGCAATTTGGGAGTGTTTCAAGTGAGAAAAAATAA
- a CDS encoding phasin-related domain-containing protein — protein MEIELMNMVNAGIGVVNLGKEEFERTKEIIIKKYEEFVAKGAADKSESSTRIRDLSIKVADSVKESKATIEKNAVEVRDKVLDAIQKFTSKEEVAIPVGKPAASKS, from the coding sequence ATGGAAATCGAATTAATGAACATGGTCAACGCTGGAATCGGGGTTGTGAATTTAGGAAAAGAAGAATTCGAAAGAACTAAGGAGATCATAATAAAAAAATACGAAGAATTCGTAGCAAAAGGGGCTGCCGACAAAAGTGAATCGTCGACCCGTATTCGTGATTTGTCGATAAAAGTGGCAGATAGTGTAAAGGAATCGAAAGCAACAATTGAGAAAAACGCAGTCGAGGTAAGAGATAAAGTTTTAGATGCGATCCAAAAATTCACTTCGAAAGAAGAGGTGGCGATTCCAGTCGGTAAGCCCGCTGCGAGCAAGTCTTAA
- a CDS encoding SDR family NAD(P)-dependent oxidoreductase, producing the protein MNTALDHPLRRIALITGGGGAIAEAIAIRLDKLGFTLILSDISKEKMSSIVGKLSRPPKTVVCDQTNPSDVDALIQMIEQKYPDIELLINNAGFTKEGPFLRQNVSEIDRHARINLLSPIRLIHGLVPLMLKKGRGAVVSIVSMGGIVALEDSALYSAAKFGLRGFLTAFREELRGTGIKVSGIYPAAVDTPMLMHEALNGGTVLNWVNAVKSPDDVARAVLRGAKTGILEIYVPYSDGLVSRLAAVFPWLIGWLSPILKWIGEKGRRRWLRKKGVYSISKN; encoded by the coding sequence GTGAATACTGCCTTGGATCATCCTCTTAGAAGAATAGCGTTGATCACGGGCGGAGGAGGTGCGATTGCGGAGGCCATTGCAATCCGATTGGATAAGCTCGGGTTTACTCTGATTCTATCCGACATTAGCAAAGAGAAAATGTCCTCGATAGTAGGCAAATTGTCTCGTCCTCCGAAAACAGTCGTATGTGATCAAACAAACCCGTCCGACGTGGATGCATTGATTCAAATGATAGAGCAAAAATACCCGGACATTGAATTATTAATTAATAACGCAGGATTTACGAAAGAAGGTCCGTTTCTTAGACAGAATGTAAGCGAAATCGATCGTCACGCGAGGATTAATCTGCTCAGCCCGATCCGTTTAATTCACGGCCTAGTTCCTCTTATGTTAAAAAAAGGGCGCGGCGCAGTTGTTTCTATCGTTTCTATGGGCGGAATCGTTGCTCTTGAAGATTCCGCTTTATATTCCGCCGCCAAATTCGGCCTTAGGGGTTTTTTGACAGCCTTTCGCGAAGAATTGCGAGGCACGGGAATTAAGGTCTCCGGAATCTATCCAGCTGCAGTGGACACACCTATGCTAATGCATGAAGCGCTAAACGGTGGAACCGTATTGAACTGGGTAAATGCAGTGAAATCTCCGGACGATGTTGCACGTGCCGTATTGCGCGGAGCGAAAACCGGAATCCTGGAAATTTATGTACCCTACAGTGATGGTCTGGTATCCCGCTTGGCTGCCGTATTTCCTTGGTTAATAGGATGGCTGTCACCGATCCTAAAATGGATCGGTGAAAAAGGACGTCGTCGTTGGCTTCGCAAAAAAGGGGTTTACTCTATTAGCAAAAATTGA
- a CDS encoding SRPBCC family protein has protein sequence MVKNDFNSSISAKISASEAIKKISKIPEWWGITFAGNSEKQDDKFTVNMGGDSFFNFTVEELIPDKRVVWLVTDCNMPWYSDKKEWAKTKLIFDLNENNGMTELNFTHEGLTPNVECYNDCAPGWTHWIKTSLFSYFTTGKGIFRPPTK, from the coding sequence ATGGTTAAGAACGATTTTAACAGCAGTATCTCTGCAAAAATTAGCGCAAGCGAGGCGATCAAAAAGATCAGTAAAATACCTGAATGGTGGGGAATAACCTTTGCGGGAAACTCCGAAAAGCAAGATGATAAATTTACCGTAAATATGGGTGGCGATTCATTCTTTAATTTTACGGTCGAAGAATTGATCCCCGATAAAAGAGTCGTTTGGCTAGTTACTGATTGCAACATGCCCTGGTATTCCGATAAAAAAGAATGGGCAAAAACTAAATTAATTTTTGACCTCAATGAAAATAACGGCATGACGGAGCTGAACTTCACGCATGAAGGCCTTACGCCGAACGTCGAGTGCTACAATGATTGCGCACCAGGTTGGACCCATTGGATCAAAACAAGTTTATTTTCCTATTTTACTACGGGGAAAGGTATTTTTAGACCCCCCACTAAATAA
- a CDS encoding winged helix-turn-helix transcriptional regulator produces MKSKLYLYLYFTSNILSIGMTGKHESHCPIAFASDIFFDRWSPLILRDILFKNKKYYNEFLDSEESISTNILASRLQYLEETGLLYKIQDPANSKRFVYSPTPKCLDLIPIFFDIIRWSARHDPRTETPKAFINSINRNEKEVERNIRKQFRVK; encoded by the coding sequence GTGAAAAGCAAGCTATATTTATACTTGTATTTTACAAGTAATATTTTATCCATAGGCATGACCGGAAAACACGAGTCCCATTGTCCTATTGCTTTCGCTTCGGATATTTTCTTTGATCGATGGTCGCCGCTTATTTTGCGTGACATTCTATTTAAGAATAAAAAATATTATAACGAATTTCTGGACTCGGAAGAATCTATTTCGACGAACATATTAGCGTCCCGCCTACAATATCTTGAGGAAACAGGACTTTTATATAAGATTCAAGATCCGGCGAACTCGAAAAGATTCGTATATTCTCCTACACCCAAATGTCTAGATCTTATTCCGATATTTTTTGACATCATTCGTTGGAGCGCTCGTCATGACCCTCGAACGGAAACTCCTAAAGCATTTATCAATAGCATTAACAGAAATGAAAAGGAAGTTGAGCGAAATATTAGAAAACAGTTTCGAGTGAAATAG
- a CDS encoding PilZ domain-containing protein: MRERRQSERIYSEELCKFKVTLRFEEVVFNGFLMNISEIGIGVVGTIKNGNSFAVGTSVSGQIQFPDSWDKLKFNGDVARKEYISNDAGDSLVLGIKFANRISLPISILKLALLAGGKSV, translated from the coding sequence ATGCGCGAACGTCGACAGTCCGAAAGAATTTATTCGGAAGAACTATGTAAATTTAAAGTTACGCTACGATTCGAAGAAGTAGTATTCAATGGTTTTCTAATGAATATTTCCGAAATCGGAATCGGGGTTGTCGGAACGATCAAAAACGGAAATAGTTTTGCAGTCGGAACATCGGTTTCCGGCCAAATTCAATTTCCGGATTCTTGGGATAAACTTAAATTTAACGGCGACGTAGCCCGCAAGGAATATATTTCAAATGACGCTGGTGATTCTCTTGTATTGGGGATCAAATTTGCTAACCGAATAAGTCTACCAATCTCTATATTAAAATTAGCATTACTAGCAGGAGGAAAATCTGTCTAA
- a CDS encoding RNA polymerase sigma factor: MTPPKLVEHFFRHEYGRLVAMLSRRVGVQHIEDIEDVVQSSLMTALETWIITGLPDNPSAWLYRVTYNRLMGELRQQTTRRRILKQNATEAILYLNFDQEAFLEREVQDDLLLMLFASCNEMIPIESQLVLALKTLCGFSIQEIAVRLFTTEANIYKRLGRARSSLRKLPPYSGELTATQYSKRLPSVNKVLYLLFTEGYLSSHTVQPIRKELCNEAIRLTTLLAEHSIGRNSETYALLALMHLHSARMTARQDGSGGLLLLEEQNRNLWDQQGILVGLEWLAKSANGDNFTKYHAEAGIAAEHCLAPSFRETRWERIVEYYSMLEKIGPSALQKLNLAVAVAELQGPAKGLEILDGFEPHSRLLGSYIWSAVQADLHRRCGNIQMANFYRNAAFESAPSPPVKELLQRRLGTDDIG; this comes from the coding sequence TTGACGCCTCCGAAACTGGTTGAGCACTTCTTCCGACACGAGTATGGCAGGCTTGTTGCCATGCTGTCGCGTCGCGTCGGAGTGCAACATATCGAAGACATTGAAGATGTAGTTCAGTCTTCGTTAATGACTGCGCTTGAAACATGGATAATAACAGGCTTGCCGGATAATCCCTCGGCATGGCTTTATCGAGTAACGTATAATAGGCTGATGGGAGAATTGCGACAGCAAACGACCCGTCGACGAATCTTGAAACAAAATGCGACGGAAGCAATCCTATACCTCAATTTCGATCAAGAGGCATTTTTAGAAAGGGAAGTGCAAGACGACTTATTGCTAATGCTATTTGCCTCTTGTAACGAAATGATCCCCATAGAATCGCAGCTTGTGTTGGCTCTAAAAACTCTTTGCGGTTTCAGCATCCAGGAGATTGCAGTTCGACTATTTACTACTGAAGCCAATATATATAAACGTCTCGGTCGAGCTCGAAGCAGCTTGCGAAAACTTCCGCCGTACTCTGGAGAACTTACCGCTACCCAATATTCCAAGCGACTTCCGAGCGTAAACAAAGTGTTGTATCTTTTATTCACGGAAGGTTACCTTTCTTCTCATACAGTTCAACCGATCCGAAAGGAACTTTGCAACGAAGCGATACGGCTTACGACTCTTTTGGCCGAACATTCGATAGGCCGGAATTCAGAAACATATGCTTTATTAGCATTAATGCATTTACATTCGGCGCGAATGACCGCCCGTCAGGATGGATCCGGTGGGTTGCTCTTGTTGGAGGAGCAGAACAGAAATCTTTGGGACCAACAAGGAATTTTGGTCGGGCTAGAATGGCTAGCCAAATCTGCAAACGGTGATAACTTTACAAAGTATCACGCGGAAGCGGGGATCGCGGCGGAACATTGTCTCGCTCCCTCATTTCGGGAAACTCGCTGGGAGAGAATTGTTGAATACTATTCGATGTTAGAAAAGATCGGACCCTCCGCGCTGCAAAAGTTGAATCTCGCAGTTGCCGTAGCAGAATTGCAAGGCCCAGCGAAGGGACTTGAAATTCTTGACGGTTTTGAACCGCATTCTCGATTATTGGGTTCTTATATTTGGTCTGCAGTCCAGGCTGATTTGCATCGGAGATGCGGAAATATCCAGATGGCGAATTTTTACAGAAATGCAGCGTTTGAGTCTGCCCCCTCTCCACCCGTGAAGGAACTTTTACAACGACGACTTGGGACCGACGATATCGGTTAA